In the genome of Streptomyces sp. SAI-127, the window GACCTCGACCTTGGACACCCGGGCCGGCGACAGCGCGTTGGCGACCATCTCGGCCGGGTCGTCCGACCAGTCGACGATGTCGATCTTCTCACCGTTCAGCTCACCCATGACATTGCGCACACGTCCGCCCATGGGGCCGATGCAGGCGCCCTTGGCGTTCAGGCCCGAACGGGTGGACCGGACGGCGATCTTGGTGCGGTGACCGGCCTCGCGGGCGATCGCGGCGATCTCGACGGACCCGTCGGCGATCTCCGGCACCTCCAGGGCGAAGAGCTTCTTCACCAGATTGGGGTGCGTGCGGGACAGGGTGACGGACGGACCACGCACACCCCTCGCCACGCGTACGACGTACGACCGCAGCCGCATCCCGTGCGGATACGTCTCGCCGGGGACCTGCTCCTGCACCGGCAGGATGGCCTCCAGCTTGCCGATGTCGACGAGCACGTTCTTCGGGTCGCGGCCCTGCTGGACCACGCCCATGACGATGTCGCCCTCGCGCCCCGCGTACTCACCGAGCGTCGCGTCGTCCTCGGCGTCGCGCAGCCGCTGCAGGATGACCTGCTTGGCGGTGGTGGCGGCGATACGGCCGAAGCCGGACGGGGTGTCGTCGAACTCGCGGGCCTCCTGCCCCTCCTCCAGGTCCTCGGGGTCCTCCTTCGCCCACACGGTCACATGGCCGCTCTCGCGGTTGAGCTCCACGCGCGCGTGACGGCGGCTTCCCTCGGTGCGGTGGTAGGCGATGAGGAGGGCCGACTCGATCGCCTCGACCAACAGGTCGAAGGAGATCTCCTTCTCCCGTACCAAGCCCCGCAGGGCACTCATGTCGATGTCCACGGCTACGCCTCCTCTTCCTGCTCGTTTTCGTTCTTGCTGTCCTTGCGGCTGAACTCGACCTGCACGCGCGCCTTGTCGAAGTCGGAGAAGGCGAGTCTGCGGGCGGTGGCCTTGCGGCCCTTCACGCCGGGCACTTCGACGTCGAGGCCTTCGTCGTCGACCTGCAGGATCCTGGCGACCAGTTCGCCGCCCTCGGTCAACTGGAACTTCACCAGCCGGTCCACGGCCCGCAGATAGTGACGGTGCTCCTTGAGGAGGCGCTCCGCGCCCGGGGTACCGACCTCGAGGGTGTACTCCCCCGCGCCCATCGCGTCGCTCTCGTCGAGCTTCGCCGAGAGCGCGCGGCTCACATCGGCGATCTGGTCCAGGTCGGCACCGGTGTCCGAGTCGACGACGACGCGCAGCACTCGCTTTCGTCCTACGGAGTCCACTGCGATCTCTTCGAGATCCAGGCCCTGGGAGGTGACGAGCGGTTCCAGGAGCTCTCGCAGCCTCTCGCTCTGGGTCGTGCTCATCCGGGTGACTCCTCGGCCGCGTGTGCTGTTGTGGGTAGGTCGCGTGTCTGGTCAAAGGGTATCCGGTCGCGGGGGGTGTTGCCGTCCAGGTGACCTCGGATGCGCGGGTACCGTGATCGCCAGCGGGCTGACCTCCGCCCATGTGTTCGTACGAGCTTCCTGAG includes:
- the nusA gene encoding transcription termination factor NusA gives rise to the protein MDIDMSALRGLVREKEISFDLLVEAIESALLIAYHRTEGSRRHARVELNRESGHVTVWAKEDPEDLEEGQEAREFDDTPSGFGRIAATTAKQVILQRLRDAEDDATLGEYAGREGDIVMGVVQQGRDPKNVLVDIGKLEAILPVQEQVPGETYPHGMRLRSYVVRVARGVRGPSVTLSRTHPNLVKKLFALEVPEIADGSVEIAAIAREAGHRTKIAVRSTRSGLNAKGACIGPMGGRVRNVMGELNGEKIDIVDWSDDPAEMVANALSPARVSKVEVVDMAARSARVTVPDYQLSLAIGKEGQNARLAARLTGWRIDIRPDTEQAGE
- the rimP gene encoding ribosome maturation factor RimP; translated protein: MSTTQSERLRELLEPLVTSQGLDLEEIAVDSVGRKRVLRVVVDSDTGADLDQIADVSRALSAKLDESDAMGAGEYTLEVGTPGAERLLKEHRHYLRAVDRLVKFQLTEGGELVARILQVDDEGLDVEVPGVKGRKATARRLAFSDFDKARVQVEFSRKDSKNENEQEEEA